A part of Larkinella insperata genomic DNA contains:
- a CDS encoding efflux RND transporter permease subunit, which yields MKFEQYKTLSFTNWCVENRTAIYIFTIIITLGGLVVYNNLPKEQFPDIKVPQIYINTVYLGTAPADVENTINKPIEKQLKSINGVKKIKSNALQDVSVILVEFNPDVQIPDALQRVRDAIDKARQDLPQKLDNGPTAQDVNFSEFPIMNVNLAGNFSLKRLKEYAEDLQDAIEAMPEISRVDIVGALEREIQINVDLPKMQSAGLAFYDIQQAVQGENINVSGGDLNVDGVRRTLRVKGEFNAVDQLQNLQIRTSTGATVRLGDVAQVQDSFEEQQDFARLNNKSVVTLNVIKRSGANLISASDKIEEVISEYKETRFPQGLDIKVTADQSERTRADLHDLVNTVILGFIFVVLVLMFFMGVRDAIFVGLSVPLSALVAFVCMPIVGPVVGTVFTLNTIVLFAFLLGLGLVVDDAIVVIENTHRLFNLNKDWDIKKSVKAAAGEVFIPVLSGTLTTIAPFFPLLFWPGIVGEFMKFLPLTLILTLFSSLFVAYVMNPVFAVTFMKRHDDDHHEDNQGFAPIRRPLIIMAVLAVIGYLIDRGIGNFLVFFMVLYVFNHYILTPYIIVPFQEKLLPKLKNGYRKLINWILVGWRPIGAIASMVVLLFVTFFLMGIVQPKVIFFPSGDPDYIYVYNVMPVGTDANVTDSVTKIIEKRVFDVLEKNKATGIVNSVIANVGKNAGDPYNPDRSDTPHKSKVTVAFEKKELRNGISSEVLLNEVRTAMQGIPGTEISVERESNGPPTGKPISIEISGDDFKTLSGLEKQVRQKIAQSGIQGIDQLKSDLITNKPEIVINIDREKAEREGISSAQVAMAVRTALFGLEVSKFRDDKDEYPIMVRLKPDDRSQIEQLLSLNIVYRDMNMGGQLRQVPIQSVANISYSTTFSQINRQNQERVITLASDVVPGFNANEIVAQIQQLITDIEVPNGYVIKMGGEQEDQAESMNFLTSAFGLAMLLIYLILATQFNSAGKPVIIFFTIVLSLIGVLLGFMITGKTFSVIMSGVGIIALAGIVVKNGILLIEFIEELRGRGMPLREAIIEGGAIRLTPVLLTASAAVLGLVPLALGLTIDFVGLFRNFAPHVIIGGDSAVFWNILAWTIIYGLTFSTVLTLVIVPCMYWVSEKVKGRISKKSAESVREPELVNE from the coding sequence ATGAAGTTCGAACAGTATAAAACCCTGAGTTTTACCAACTGGTGCGTAGAGAACCGGACGGCCATTTACATCTTTACCATTATCATCACGCTGGGCGGTTTGGTGGTGTATAATAACCTGCCCAAAGAGCAGTTTCCGGATATCAAAGTACCGCAGATTTACATCAACACGGTTTACCTCGGTACGGCCCCGGCGGATGTGGAAAACACCATCAACAAGCCGATCGAGAAGCAGTTGAAGTCCATCAACGGCGTTAAGAAAATTAAATCCAATGCGTTGCAGGATGTATCAGTGATCCTGGTAGAGTTTAACCCGGATGTTCAGATACCGGATGCTTTGCAGCGGGTTCGCGACGCGATCGATAAAGCCCGGCAGGATTTACCGCAGAAACTGGATAACGGCCCGACGGCGCAGGATGTCAACTTTTCCGAATTCCCAATTATGAACGTCAACCTGGCGGGAAATTTCTCACTGAAACGGTTGAAAGAGTACGCGGAGGATTTGCAGGACGCCATTGAAGCCATGCCCGAAATCAGCCGGGTGGATATTGTTGGAGCACTGGAACGCGAAATCCAGATCAACGTGGATTTGCCAAAAATGCAGTCGGCGGGACTGGCATTTTACGACATTCAGCAGGCCGTTCAGGGTGAAAACATCAACGTCTCCGGTGGTGACCTTAACGTTGACGGGGTTCGCCGGACGCTGCGGGTAAAAGGCGAGTTCAATGCCGTAGATCAGTTGCAAAACCTGCAAATCCGGACTTCAACGGGCGCAACGGTTCGCCTGGGCGATGTTGCCCAGGTTCAGGATAGTTTCGAAGAACAGCAGGATTTTGCGCGGCTGAACAACAAATCCGTTGTGACGCTGAACGTGATCAAACGCTCCGGCGCTAACCTGATTTCGGCTTCCGATAAAATCGAAGAAGTCATTAGCGAATACAAGGAAACCCGTTTTCCGCAAGGGCTGGACATCAAGGTGACAGCCGACCAGTCGGAACGAACCCGGGCCGATTTGCACGATCTGGTCAATACCGTAATTCTCGGTTTTATTTTCGTGGTATTGGTTCTCATGTTTTTTATGGGGGTTCGCGATGCCATTTTCGTTGGGTTATCGGTACCGCTTTCGGCGTTGGTGGCTTTTGTGTGTATGCCAATCGTTGGTCCCGTCGTCGGGACGGTATTTACCTTGAACACCATCGTTCTCTTTGCCTTTTTGCTGGGCCTAGGGCTGGTTGTGGACGACGCGATTGTGGTGATTGAAAACACCCACCGTCTGTTCAACCTGAATAAAGATTGGGACATTAAGAAGTCGGTAAAAGCGGCCGCCGGTGAGGTGTTCATTCCGGTATTGTCCGGTACGCTAACCACCATTGCGCCTTTCTTCCCGCTGCTTTTCTGGCCGGGCATTGTAGGGGAGTTTATGAAGTTTTTGCCGCTGACGCTGATTCTGACGCTGTTCTCGTCGTTGTTTGTGGCCTATGTCATGAACCCGGTTTTTGCCGTCACGTTCATGAAACGCCACGATGATGATCACCACGAAGACAATCAGGGTTTTGCCCCAATTCGCCGGCCGTTAATCATCATGGCTGTTCTGGCCGTCATCGGCTACCTGATTGACCGCGGCATTGGTAACTTCCTGGTGTTCTTCATGGTTCTTTACGTTTTTAACCACTATATCCTCACCCCATACATCATCGTTCCTTTCCAGGAGAAACTGTTGCCCAAGCTGAAAAACGGGTATCGGAAGCTGATTAACTGGATTTTGGTCGGCTGGCGGCCCATCGGCGCGATTGCCAGCATGGTTGTCTTGCTGTTTGTGACGTTTTTCCTGATGGGCATCGTGCAGCCGAAGGTTATCTTCTTCCCCAGCGGTGACCCGGATTACATCTACGTTTACAACGTGATGCCGGTTGGTACGGATGCTAACGTGACGGATTCGGTCACGAAGATTATTGAAAAACGGGTTTTTGATGTCTTGGAAAAAAATAAAGCTACGGGCATCGTCAATTCAGTGATCGCAAACGTAGGTAAAAACGCCGGTGACCCCTATAACCCGGATCGTTCGGACACGCCCCACAAATCGAAGGTGACGGTGGCGTTTGAGAAAAAAGAACTCCGGAACGGTATTTCATCCGAAGTGCTGCTGAATGAAGTCAGGACAGCCATGCAGGGCATTCCCGGAACGGAGATTTCGGTGGAGCGGGAAAGCAACGGGCCGCCAACCGGAAAACCGATCTCGATTGAAATCTCCGGGGACGATTTTAAAACCCTGTCAGGTTTGGAGAAGCAGGTGCGTCAGAAAATCGCCCAGTCCGGTATTCAGGGAATCGACCAGTTGAAATCCGACTTGATTACCAACAAACCGGAAATTGTAATCAACATCGACCGGGAAAAAGCCGAGCGGGAAGGAATTTCGTCGGCGCAGGTAGCGATGGCGGTTCGGACGGCTTTGTTTGGTCTGGAAGTATCGAAGTTCCGGGATGATAAGGATGAATACCCCATCATGGTCCGGCTGAAACCGGACGACCGGAGCCAGATCGAGCAACTACTCAGTCTGAATATTGTGTACCGGGACATGAACATGGGCGGTCAACTGCGGCAGGTTCCCATTCAGTCGGTCGCTAACATCAGCTACTCGACAACGTTCAGCCAGATTAACCGGCAGAATCAGGAGCGGGTTATTACGCTGGCTTCTGATGTGGTGCCGGGCTTCAACGCCAACGAGATTGTTGCGCAGATTCAGCAATTGATCACGGACATCGAAGTACCGAATGGGTACGTCATCAAAATGGGCGGTGAACAGGAAGATCAGGCGGAATCGATGAACTTCCTGACGTCGGCATTTGGCCTGGCCATGCTGCTGATTTACCTGATTCTGGCCACGCAGTTCAACTCGGCGGGCAAACCCGTTATCATCTTCTTCACGATTGTGTTGTCGCTGATCGGGGTGTTGTTGGGCTTTATGATCACCGGAAAAACGTTTTCCGTCATCATGTCCGGGGTTGGCATCATCGCGCTGGCGGGTATCGTAGTGAAGAACGGTATTCTGCTCATTGAATTCATTGAGGAACTCCGGGGGCGGGGGATGCCCCTGCGCGAAGCCATCATTGAGGGCGGGGCCATCCGTCTGACGCCGGTATTATTGACAGCTTCGGCGGCCGTGCTGGGTCTGGTTCCGTTGGCGCTGGGTCTGACGATCGACTTTGTCGGCCTGTTCCGGAATTTTGCCCCGCACGTGATCATCGGCGGGGATAGCGCGGTATTCTGGAACATCCTGGCCTGGACGATCATCTACGGGCTAACGTTCTCAACGGTTCTGACGCTGGTGATTGTACCGTGTATGTACTGGGTCAGCGAAAAAGTGAAAGGCCGGATCTCGAAAAAATCAGCCGAATCCGTTCGCGAACCAGAATTAGTGAATGAATAA
- a CDS encoding dienelactone hydrolase family protein, whose protein sequence is MKKLFLLAGGLLVALASYAQAPSCCDQPVAEVNNDMALLASNKSFVMLHEEPLPFTYKSAAGEMVKFKTPDGKEANGFLLKAPKETNKWLFVYQEWWGLNDYIKQEAEKLYNDLKDVNVLAIDMYDGKVATTREEASKLVQVPRERLGAIMQGALSYVGPQAQIANVGWCFGGGMSLQSAILGGKQTMGCVIYYGQPEKNIERLKALNTNVLGIFGAKDSGIPPAAVSEFEKNMKEAGKDITIKMYDAPHAFANPSNPGYDKEATADAYQITLNYLKTHLKV, encoded by the coding sequence ATGAAAAAGCTTTTCCTGCTTGCTGGCGGCCTTCTGGTCGCACTTGCTTCTTACGCCCAGGCTCCGTCCTGCTGCGACCAACCCGTTGCGGAGGTCAATAATGACATGGCCTTGCTGGCCAGTAACAAATCCTTTGTGATGCTTCACGAAGAACCGTTGCCTTTCACCTACAAGAGCGCGGCCGGCGAAATGGTAAAATTCAAAACGCCCGACGGCAAAGAGGCCAACGGCTTTTTGCTCAAGGCTCCGAAGGAAACCAACAAATGGCTGTTTGTTTATCAGGAATGGTGGGGCCTCAACGACTACATTAAACAGGAAGCCGAGAAGCTTTACAACGACCTTAAAGATGTAAACGTGCTGGCCATTGATATGTACGACGGGAAAGTGGCAACGACCCGCGAAGAGGCTTCAAAACTGGTTCAGGTGCCGCGCGAAAGGCTGGGAGCCATCATGCAGGGCGCACTCTCGTATGTGGGGCCACAAGCGCAGATTGCGAACGTGGGTTGGTGTTTTGGGGGCGGTATGTCGTTGCAGTCGGCTATTCTGGGCGGTAAACAGACCATGGGCTGTGTAATTTATTACGGTCAGCCGGAAAAAAACATCGAGCGCCTGAAAGCCCTGAACACCAATGTACTGGGAATTTTCGGTGCCAAAGACTCCGGTATTCCGCCCGCAGCCGTGTCGGAATTCGAGAAAAACATGAAAGAAGCTGGCAAAGACATCACCATCAAAATGTACGATGCCCCCCACGCCTTTGCCAATCCGAGCAATCCGGGTTACGACAAAGAAGCGACGGCCGATGCTTATCAGATCACGCTGAATTACTTGAAAACGCACCTGAAAGTCTAG
- a CDS encoding metallophosphoesterase: MNRLVLFVIVSAILVLIDWYVFQAIKTVIRSASETTQRIVQLVYWGFTAVTIVTYLTMQLLPPDAVGRIARGFIWSAILIPYFSKVFAVLFIFVDDLGRFVRWVASLFYRPDIREAVNDTTQSTIPATNVIPRSEFLMKTALVAGAVPLVAFSYGIISGAHDYRIRRIKLPLKNLPSGFDGLKIAQLSDIHSGSFFNKTAVKGGVEMLLREKPDLVFFTGDLVNNTADEVENYIDIFSKVKAPMGVYSTLGNHDYGDYVSWPNQQAKRQNLQNLMAAHKLMGWNLMMDENHILEQNGDKIALIGIQNWGSGRWPKYGDLAKAYKGTEDYPVKLLLSHDPSHWDAQVRPQFPDVDVQFAGHTHGMQFGVEVGSIRWSPSQYAYKQWAGLYQQGQQYLYVNRGYGYLGYPGRVGIWPEVTIFELKKV; encoded by the coding sequence ATGAACCGTCTTGTCTTGTTTGTCATTGTATCGGCCATTTTAGTCCTGATCGACTGGTATGTTTTTCAGGCTATCAAAACCGTCATCCGCTCAGCGTCTGAAACCACCCAGCGGATTGTTCAACTCGTCTACTGGGGTTTTACCGCGGTCACCATCGTCACCTACCTGACGATGCAGTTGTTGCCGCCAGACGCGGTCGGGCGCATCGCCCGGGGCTTTATCTGGTCGGCCATTCTGATACCATATTTCTCCAAAGTATTTGCTGTCCTGTTCATTTTCGTAGACGATCTGGGGCGGTTTGTGCGCTGGGTGGCTTCGCTTTTTTACCGGCCCGACATCCGCGAAGCGGTGAACGACACCACGCAGTCGACCATCCCGGCGACGAACGTCATTCCGCGTTCCGAATTTTTGATGAAAACCGCTTTGGTCGCCGGGGCGGTGCCGCTGGTCGCGTTCTCGTACGGCATCATTTCGGGGGCGCACGATTACCGCATCCGCCGGATCAAGTTGCCGCTCAAAAATTTGCCCTCGGGTTTTGACGGGCTGAAAATTGCCCAGCTTTCGGACATTCACTCCGGCAGTTTTTTCAATAAGACGGCCGTGAAAGGGGGCGTAGAAATGCTGCTGCGTGAAAAACCGGATCTCGTCTTTTTTACGGGCGATCTGGTAAACAATACCGCCGATGAGGTCGAAAATTACATCGATATTTTCAGCAAGGTTAAAGCGCCGATGGGCGTTTATTCAACGCTGGGCAACCACGATTACGGCGATTACGTCAGTTGGCCAAACCAGCAGGCGAAACGGCAGAATCTGCAGAATCTGATGGCCGCTCATAAACTGATGGGCTGGAATCTGATGATGGACGAAAACCATATTTTAGAACAAAATGGTGACAAAATCGCTTTAATAGGCATCCAGAACTGGGGGTCGGGCCGGTGGCCGAAATACGGTGATCTGGCCAAAGCCTACAAAGGCACCGAAGATTACCCGGTCAAGCTGTTGCTTTCTCACGACCCCAGCCATTGGGACGCTCAGGTACGGCCACAATTTCCGGATGTTGATGTGCAGTTTGCGGGCCACACGCACGGGATGCAGTTTGGCGTTGAAGTCGGAAGCATCCGCTGGAGTCCGTCGCAGTATGCCTACAAACAATGGGCCGGGCTTTATCAGCAAGGCCAGCAGTATCTGTATGTCAATCGGGGCTACGGGTACCTGGGCTACCCGGGGCGCGTCGGTATCTGGCCCGAAGTCACCATTTTCGAATTGAAAAAAGTGTAA